CTCGCCGCGGTAATGCACGCGGAAGTGCGTGCTGTCGGCGCTGCGCCAGTTCGCCCAGGGGTCGGCGCCCAGGGCATGGGCGCTGCCCAGCCAGAGCGTGAGCAGGGCCAGCAAGAGAAGACGAAGGTGGATCAATTTCATCGGGACTCCCTCGGGGCAGCGCGGCAAACAGGGGCGGGGGCCGGCCGCTTCGGCGGCAAGCTTACACGCGGCCCCGGCGAATCCGGGCAGGCGGCATGCGGCTCTTGATCTGGCTGGCACCCGCTGGCCTCGGGGCGTCTCGGCGGCGCCACTGCCCTGTCATCCCGGTGCCATGCAGCGTGGCGTGGCTTGCGGCAAACTCGACGGCTGCCCCGATCTTCCCTGCTTCCTCCGGAGATACCCGACCATGGAACTTGTCCGCCTCGGACGCAGCGACCTGCACGTCACCCCCATCTGCCTGGGCACGATGACCTTTGGCGAGCAGGTCGACCAGGCCACCGCCCACGCCATCCTCGACCGCTCGCTGGAGCGCGGCGTCAACTTCATCGACACCGCCGAGATGTACGCCGTGCCCGCCAAGCGCGAGACCTATGGCGCCACCGAGACCATCCTCGGGAACTGGTTCGCCGCCCGCCCCGGCGCCCGCCAGAAGCTGGTGCTGGCCACCAAGGTGGCCGGGCCCGCGCGCGGCATGGACTGGATCCGCGGCGGCAGCCCGGACCTGACCGTGCAGGACATCCTCAGCGCCTGCGACGACAGCCTGCGCCGCCTGCAGACCGACGTCATCGACCTCTACCAGATCCACTGGCCGGTGCGCCACGTGCCCGCCTTCGGCAGCATCTACTTCGAGCCGAAGAAGCTCAAGCCCTGCAGCGCCATCGAGCAGCAGCTCGAAGCCCTGCAGCGCCTGGTCCAGGCCGGCAAGGTGCGCGCGGTGGGCCTGTCCAACGAGACGCCCTACGGCCTGGGCGAGTTCATCCGCCTGGCCGAGTCCGCCGGCCTGCCGCGCGTGGCCACGGTGCAGAACCCCTACTGCCTGATCAGCCGGGCGGTGGACAACGGCCTGGACGAGGTGATGCACCACCACCAGGTCTCGCTGCTGGCCTACTCGCCGCTGGGCTTCGGCCTGCTGACGGGCAAGTACGACGCCATCGGCCTGAACGACCCCGAGCAGCGCCCCGGCCGCATGGCCCTGTACGACAGCATGAAGGCGCAGCGCTGGGGCCGCGCCGAGGCGCTGGACGCCGCGCGGCTCTACAACGCCCTGGCACGCGAGCATGGCCTGACCCCGGCGCAGCTGGCGCTGGCCTTCTGCTACCGCCGCTGGACGGTGGCCAGCACCATCATCGGCGTGACCAGCGTGGCCCAGCTCGACGAGGACCTCAACGCCTGGGGCACCGAGCTGAGCCCCGAGCTGCTCAAGGCGGTCGACGCGATCCGCTGGCAGCATCGCGATCCGGCGCAGTGAGGTCATCGGCGGTAGGTGCGCCGCCGCCCGCAGCCCGGCGCACGATGTCTGGTCGAGGAGGATTCGCATGTCCTGGTTCATCACCGTCCTGAAGAAGTACGCCACCTTCAGCGGCCGCGCCTGCCGCAGCGAGTACTGGTACTACTTCCTGTTCTACCTGCTGATCAGCGTCGTGCTGTCGCTGATGGACGGCATCCTGGGCGCCGATCCCCAGGGCGGCGGGGTGCTCGGTGCGCTGTTCGCGCTGGGGACGCTGCTGCCGACGATCGGCGTGGGCGTGCGGCGCCTGCATGACATCGGCAGGTCGGGCTGG
The Sphaerotilus microaerophilus DNA segment above includes these coding regions:
- a CDS encoding aldo/keto reductase, with protein sequence MELVRLGRSDLHVTPICLGTMTFGEQVDQATAHAILDRSLERGVNFIDTAEMYAVPAKRETYGATETILGNWFAARPGARQKLVLATKVAGPARGMDWIRGGSPDLTVQDILSACDDSLRRLQTDVIDLYQIHWPVRHVPAFGSIYFEPKKLKPCSAIEQQLEALQRLVQAGKVRAVGLSNETPYGLGEFIRLAESAGLPRVATVQNPYCLISRAVDNGLDEVMHHHQVSLLAYSPLGFGLLTGKYDAIGLNDPEQRPGRMALYDSMKAQRWGRAEALDAARLYNALAREHGLTPAQLALAFCYRRWTVASTIIGVTSVAQLDEDLNAWGTELSPELLKAVDAIRWQHRDPAQ
- a CDS encoding DUF805 domain-containing protein yields the protein MSWFITVLKKYATFSGRACRSEYWYYFLFYLLISVVLSLMDGILGADPQGGGVLGALFALGTLLPTIGVGVRRLHDIGRSGWWLLIGLVPLVGGLVLLWFAVKDSDPGDNAYGPNPKLAGAVEP